The Candidatus Cetobacterium colombiensis genome includes the window TAAGAATTTTAAGAAGACCCATCAGTCTTCATTATGCAGATAAAGAGAGAAATATTTTAGAGTTTTATTATGAAGTAAAAGGTGGAGGAACAAAAGAGTTTGCTCAACTTGAATCTGGAGATATTTTAAATATACAAGGACCTTTAGGAACAGGATTTACAACACAGTTAAAAGATAAAAAATGTGTTGTAGTTGGAGGGGGAATGGGAATTGCTCCAACTAAACTTTTAATAGATGAATTAAAGAAAAATAATGAAGTTATATTTATTGCTGGAGGAAGAGGGAAAGAAGCTTTAAATATTTTAAGCAATTTAAATTTGGAAGGTGTAAAAACTTATATAACAACTGATGATGGATCTTTAGGTGAAAAAGGTAATGTAATATCAGTTTTAAGTAAAGTTTTAGCTGAAGAAAAGATAGATATAGTTCAAACTTGTGGGCCACATAAAATGATGGAAGCAGTTGCTGAAACAGCTGGTAAAGCACATGTATTTTGTGAGGTTTCATTAGAAGAGAGAATGGCATGTGGAGTAAAAGCTTGTGTGGGGTGTTCTATAAAAACTTTAGATGGGATGAAAAAAGTTTGCCATGATGGACCTGTATTTGATTCAAAAATAATAGTGGATGTAAATCCAAAAGAAAACACTGGGTGTAACTGTGGAAATTAAGGGAGTGAAGAAGATGAATAGATTAAAAACTAATTTTTTAGGAAAAGAGTTTAAAAATCCAATGGTAACATCATCAGGGTGTTTTGGTTTTGGTTTAGAGTATAAGGATTATTTTGATCCAAATGTATTGGGTGGAATTGTAGTTAAAGGAATAACAATGGAACCAAGAGATGGAAACTATGGAACTAGAATAGCAGAAACTCCAGGTGGAATGTTAAATTGTGTAGGACTAGAGAATCCAGGAATTGATTATTTTGAAAATGTAATTGTAAAGAACATAAAAGATTCTGGAATAGAATCACCTATAATAGTAAATATCAATGGTAAAGTAATAGAAGAATATGTTGAAATAGCTAAAAGAGTTGAAAAGATACCTGAAGTAGATATGATTGAATTAAATATTTCTTGTCCAAATGTAAAAGATGGAGGGATGGCATTTGGAGCTAAACCAGAAGTAGCTGGAGCAGTAACAAAAGCTGTTAGAGAAGTAACAACAAAACCTTTAATTGTAAAATTATCTCCAAATGTAACAGATATATCTCATATAGCAAAAGTAGTAGAAGAAAATGGTGCAGATGCAGTTTCATTAATAAATACTTTATTAGGAATGGCAATAGATATAAAAAAGAAAAAACCTGTATTAGGAAATACTTTTGGAGGATTCTCAGGTCCAGCTGTAAAACCAGTTGCATTAAGAATGGTTTATCAAGTTTATAAAAGTGTAAATATCCCAATTGTTGGAATGGGTGGAATTTCATCAACTGAAGATGCTATAGAGTTTATGATGGCTGGAGCAACGATGGTTTCTTTAGGAACAGGATTATTCTCAAATCCAGTTTTACCTGTAGAAATAAAAGAAGGACTGGAAAAATTTTGTGAGGAAAATAATTTAGAAAATATACAAGATATAGTAGGAGTAGCACATAATTAATTAACAAATTATAAGAAATTAACGGAGGAAAAATGAACATAAAGGATAGATTAATAATAGCACTGGATTATTCAAATATGGAGGATGCTAAGAATATAGTTGAAATTTTAGGAGATACAGTTTCTTTTTATAAGGTTGGTTTAGAATTATTTTTAAACTCAAAAGGTGAAATGGTAGATTATCTTACTAAAAATGGAAAAAAAGTATTCTTAGATCTAAAGTTTCATGATATTCCAAATACAACAACAATGGCTTCATTATTTGCAGCTAAACAAAATGTTTTTATGTTCAATGTACATGCTAGTGGTGGAAGAGCAATGATGGAATCTGTAGCTAAAAGAGTTAAAGAAGTAAATCCAGAGATATTATCAATTGCGGTAACAATTTTAACAAGTTTTTCAGAAGATGCTGTAAAAGAAACTTTTAGAAGTGAACTTTCATTAAAAGAATTAGCATTAAATCTAGCTAAATTAACTAAAGAAGCTAAAATGGATGGAATTGTATGTTCTCCTTGGGAAGCAAAAGCTATAAAAGAATTATGTGGACAAGACTTTAAAACTGTTTGTCCTGGAGTTAGACCTAAATGGTCTGTTGCAGACGATCAAGAAAGAATAATGACACCAAAAGATGCCATAATAAATGGATGTGACTATTTAGTTGTAGGAAGACCAATTACTAAAAATGAAAATCCAGTAGAGGCAGCTAAAAAAGTATTAGCTGAAATAGAAGAGGGAGTAAAAGAGGGAAATCTATGTTGCTAAAAAATTGTAAAATTTTATATCAAGATAAAGAGGATATAAAAGATATCTTAATAGAAGAGGGGAAAATAACTAAGATATACAATTGCTCAGAGATAGAGGAATTAGATATAGATGAAATAATAGATGTGGATGGAAATTGGGTTCTACCAGGAATAATAGATGTACATACACATATGAGAGATCCAGGGTTGTCATATAAAGAGGATTTTGAAACAGGAAGTAAAGCATGTGCTAAAGGTGGAGTAACAACATTTATAGATATGCCAAATACAGTTCCAAATACAACAACAAAAGAGATTTTAGATGCTAAAGAGAGCAATTCTAAAAATAGAAGTTATGTGGATTATGGATTTCACTTTGGGGGAAGTAAACTAGATAATAGTAAAGAGATAAAAAGTGTTAAAAGTAGAGTGGCTTCAACTAAAATATTCCTAAATATGTCAACAGGAGATATGCTAGTTGAAGAAGAAAATATTTTAGAAAATCTTTTTAAAGAATCAAAAATAATATCAGTCCATGCTGAAGAGGAAATGGTTGATAAGGCAATAGATTTAGCTAGAAAATTTAGAAAACCTCTTTACTTATGTCATTTGTCAAAAAAGAGTGAAGTTGAAAAACTAAGGGCTGCAAAAAAAGAGGGATTAAAAATATATGGAGAAGTAGCACCACATCATCTATTTTTAGATTCAACAATGGCAAATTCATTATTACTTATGAAACCAGAATTAAAGAGTAAAGAAGATTGTGAAGCACTGTGGTTAGGGTTACAAGATGGAACTATCGATACAATTGGAACAGACCATGCTCCACATACATTAGAGGAGAAAAATGCAAAGACAACATATGGAATTCCTGGAGTGGAAAACTCTTTAGAGATGATGTTAAAAGAATTAGATAAAAAAATAGATATGAAGACATTACAAAAAGTAATGTCGGAAAATCCAGCAAAAATATTTGGACTAGAGGGGAAAGGAAAAATAGAAGTTGGGTGTGACGCTGATTTAGTAGTATTAGATTTATCTGCTAAAGAAGTTATAGAAAATAAAAATGTGATTTCAAAATGTGGTTGGACACCTTATAGTGGAATAGTAGGAGGGGGAAAAGTCCTACTAACATTGGTAAGAGGGCACCTAGTTTATGATGGTAAAAACTTTATAGAAAAAATTGGAGAAGGAGTGAAATATAAAAATGTCTAGAGAGAAAAATATAGCAAAATCATTATTAGGAACAGAGGCAGTTAGATTAAGTGTAAAGGATCCATTTACTTTTGTATCTGGAATAAAAAGTCCAATTTATTGTGATAATAGAAAGATGATAGGATTTCCAAAAGAAAGACAAGTAGTAGTAGACGCATTTATAGAAGTTTTAAAAGAGAAAGAATTTGATATTGTTGCAGGAACAGCTACAGCTGGAATTCCTTGGGCTGCATTTATAGCTCAAGAGATGAATGTACCAATGGCTTATATAAGAGGAGAAAAAAAAGCTCACGGTGCTGGAAGACAAATTGAAGGTGCAGAGTTTGAAGGTAAAAAAGTTATTATAATAGAGGATTTAATTTCTACAGGAGGAAGTTCTATAAAAGCTGTAGCCGCTGCAAGAGAAGCAGGAGCTATTGATGTAGAAGTATTAGCAATATTCTCATATGAATTTGAGAAAGCATATAAAAACTTTGAGCATGACCATATTCCATGGACAACATTATCTAACTTTGCAGCTTTAATTAATGTAGCAAGAGAAGAAAATTACTTAGATTCAGAAGAAGCTGAAATAGCTTTAAAATGGAATAAAACTCCAGATACTTGGGGAAGATAATAACTGAAGGAAACAGTGAGTAATCTGTTTCCTTTTTTTAATAAAGCATTGGTTGACTTTGTTAAAAAAATATCGTATCATATTTAGAAATAAAAAATTTAAAAAAAGCTAGGAGGAACAAATGAAATTATCAAAAAGAGCATTAGAAATGAATTTTTCACCAATAAGAAAGTTGATTCCTCTGGCCGATGCAGCAGAAGCAAAAGGAATAAAAGTTTATAAATTAAATATAGGACAACCAAATGTTGTAACACCAGATTCATTTTTTGAAGGATTACATAACTATAAAGAAAAAATAGTAAAGTACTCTCATTCACAAGGAATTCCACAATTATTAGAAAGCTTTGCAAAAAGTTATCAAAAAATGGGAATTGATATAAATGAAGAAGATTTACTAATAACTCAAGGTGGTAGTGAGGCGATAATGTTTGTCTTAATGGCTATATGTAATGAAGGAGACAATATATTAATACCTGAACCTTTTTATTCGAATTATACAAGCTTTTGTCAATTTGCAGGGGCAGAGGTAGTACCAATTCAAACAACAATAGAGACTAGTTTCCATCTACCAACAAAACAGAAAATTGAGTCTTTAATAACAGAGAAAACAAGAGCAATAATGTTATCAAATCCAGTTAATCCAACAGGGACAGTTTATACAAAAGAAGAGATTGAGATGATTGCTGAAATAGCAAAAGAAAGAGACATATATATAATAGCAGATGAAGTATATAGACAATTTGTGTATGATGATATACCGTATACATCATTTATGCAATTAGAAGATGTAAAGGATAGAGTAATTTTAGTAGATAGTATTTCAAAGCACTATAGTGCTTGTGGAGCAAGAATTGGATTAATAGCTAGTAAAAACAAGGAACTAATGAATTGTATAATGAAGTTTAGTCAAGCTAGATTATGTGTTTCAACAATTGAACAACATGCAGCATCCAACTTAATAAATACTATGGATAACTATTTAGAAGATGTGAGAATAAAATATCAAAATAGAAGAGATTTATTATTTTCATATTTAAATAGAATTCCGGGAGTTGTTTGTTATAAACCACACGGAGCGTTCTATGCTTTTGCAAAATTACCTATAGATAATGCAGAAAAATTTGCAAAATGGTTATTAACTGATTATTCATATGAAAACCAAACTCTTTTATTAGCTCCAGGACCAGGGTTTTATCAAACTGAAGGAAAAGGAGAAAATGAGGTTAGATTCTCTTTCTGTACAAGTGTAGATGATATTGAAAATTCTATGATTATATTAAGAAGAGCATTAGAGGAATATAATAAAAAATAAATTATAAAAAAGGGGGATTGATTAAATCAATCCCTCTTTATTTAATATATTAGAAACCACTTTTTTAGCATCATTTACAGCAGCAACAACAGTTTTAGGTCCTGTTACAACATCACCACATGAAAAAACATTTTCTAAAGTAGTTTCAAAATCATCATTAACTACAATAGTTCCCCATTTCTCAATACTTATTCTATCTTCAGAAGAAATAATATTTTTCTTAGGTCCTTGACTAACTGCAACGATAATAGATGAATAAGGAATAGCGATATCAGTAGCATCTAAAGTTATAAGTTTTTTTCTACCACTTTCATCTGTAATAGATTGAGTTCTTAAAAAAATCATAGAATCATCTAAAATTTCTTTTGGAGCGTAATAAAATTTAAAATTGACTCCGTCCTCTTTAGCTTCAGCAATTTCTAATTTAGTAGCAGGCATATCTTCTTCTCC containing:
- a CDS encoding dihydroorotate dehydrogenase electron transfer subunit, coding for MFLEDCKVLENQKVGEDYYLMKIESKKASQHSKAGQFFMLKLKNEIRILRRPISLHYADKERNILEFYYEVKGGGTKEFAQLESGDILNIQGPLGTGFTTQLKDKKCVVVGGGMGIAPTKLLIDELKKNNEVIFIAGGRGKEALNILSNLNLEGVKTYITTDDGSLGEKGNVISVLSKVLAEEKIDIVQTCGPHKMMEAVAETAGKAHVFCEVSLEERMACGVKACVGCSIKTLDGMKKVCHDGPVFDSKIIVDVNPKENTGCNCGN
- a CDS encoding dihydroorotate dehydrogenase encodes the protein MNRLKTNFLGKEFKNPMVTSSGCFGFGLEYKDYFDPNVLGGIVVKGITMEPRDGNYGTRIAETPGGMLNCVGLENPGIDYFENVIVKNIKDSGIESPIIVNINGKVIEEYVEIAKRVEKIPEVDMIELNISCPNVKDGGMAFGAKPEVAGAVTKAVREVTTKPLIVKLSPNVTDISHIAKVVEENGADAVSLINTLLGMAIDIKKKKPVLGNTFGGFSGPAVKPVALRMVYQVYKSVNIPIVGMGGISSTEDAIEFMMAGATMVSLGTGLFSNPVLPVEIKEGLEKFCEENNLENIQDIVGVAHN
- the pyrF gene encoding orotidine-5'-phosphate decarboxylase, encoding MNIKDRLIIALDYSNMEDAKNIVEILGDTVSFYKVGLELFLNSKGEMVDYLTKNGKKVFLDLKFHDIPNTTTMASLFAAKQNVFMFNVHASGGRAMMESVAKRVKEVNPEILSIAVTILTSFSEDAVKETFRSELSLKELALNLAKLTKEAKMDGIVCSPWEAKAIKELCGQDFKTVCPGVRPKWSVADDQERIMTPKDAIINGCDYLVVGRPITKNENPVEAAKKVLAEIEEGVKEGNLCC
- a CDS encoding dihydroorotase; this translates as MLLKNCKILYQDKEDIKDILIEEGKITKIYNCSEIEELDIDEIIDVDGNWVLPGIIDVHTHMRDPGLSYKEDFETGSKACAKGGVTTFIDMPNTVPNTTTKEILDAKESNSKNRSYVDYGFHFGGSKLDNSKEIKSVKSRVASTKIFLNMSTGDMLVEEENILENLFKESKIISVHAEEEMVDKAIDLARKFRKPLYLCHLSKKSEVEKLRAAKKEGLKIYGEVAPHHLFLDSTMANSLLLMKPELKSKEDCEALWLGLQDGTIDTIGTDHAPHTLEEKNAKTTYGIPGVENSLEMMLKELDKKIDMKTLQKVMSENPAKIFGLEGKGKIEVGCDADLVVLDLSAKEVIENKNVISKCGWTPYSGIVGGGKVLLTLVRGHLVYDGKNFIEKIGEGVKYKNV
- the pyrE gene encoding orotate phosphoribosyltransferase — its product is MSREKNIAKSLLGTEAVRLSVKDPFTFVSGIKSPIYCDNRKMIGFPKERQVVVDAFIEVLKEKEFDIVAGTATAGIPWAAFIAQEMNVPMAYIRGEKKAHGAGRQIEGAEFEGKKVIIIEDLISTGGSSIKAVAAAREAGAIDVEVLAIFSYEFEKAYKNFEHDHIPWTTLSNFAALINVAREENYLDSEEAEIALKWNKTPDTWGR
- a CDS encoding pyridoxal phosphate-dependent aminotransferase — translated: MKLSKRALEMNFSPIRKLIPLADAAEAKGIKVYKLNIGQPNVVTPDSFFEGLHNYKEKIVKYSHSQGIPQLLESFAKSYQKMGIDINEEDLLITQGGSEAIMFVLMAICNEGDNILIPEPFYSNYTSFCQFAGAEVVPIQTTIETSFHLPTKQKIESLITEKTRAIMLSNPVNPTGTVYTKEEIEMIAEIAKERDIYIIADEVYRQFVYDDIPYTSFMQLEDVKDRVILVDSISKHYSACGARIGLIASKNKELMNCIMKFSQARLCVSTIEQHAASNLINTMDNYLEDVRIKYQNRRDLLFSYLNRIPGVVCYKPHGAFYAFAKLPIDNAEKFAKWLLTDYSYENQTLLLAPGPGFYQTEGKGENEVRFSFCTSVDDIENSMIILRRALEEYNKK